ATCGTCGATGCCATCGGGCTCGAACTGCCGCTCCAGCCGCTGTGCAGCGAGGACTGCCCCGGACTCTGCCCGCAGTGCGGGGTTCGGATGGCGATTGCGGGATCCGAGCACCGGCATGAGATACTTGACCCTCGCTGGGCCGGGCTGGCGAAGTTCGCCACCGGATCGCCCGGCACCGGCGGTCCCGATGCGGACGCCGACCCAGACCGATAGCGCAAGACCCCCGTCAGCCGTCACCGGCAGAGTAATAGGACAAGAGGAGAAGTAGTCGTGGCCGTTCCCAAGCGCCGGATGTCCCGTTCCAACACCAGGTCGCGGCGCAGCCAGTGGAAGGCTGCGGCGCCGACTCTGATCACCTGCCCGAACCGGGCCTGCGGCCAGAAGACTCTGCCGCACATCGCGTGCCCCTCCTGCGGCACCTACAAGGGCCGCCAGGTCACCGCCGCCGTCTGACCGGTTCGACCCCCTGACATCGAACGTGACGGCCAGCAAGGACGACACGGGCGCGTCCGATGATCACGCGAGCCTGCTCGAGGCCCTCGGTGTCGACGTACGACCGGATCTACTGCGCTTGGCGCTGACGCACCGGTCGTACGCCTACGAGAACGGCGGCCTGCCCACCAACGAACGCCTGGAATTCCTGGGCGACTCGGTGCTGGGCCTGAGCATCACCGAGCGGCTCTACCACGAACACCCGGACAAGTCCGAGGGCGAGTTGGCGAAGCTGCGCGCGAGCGTGGTGAACATGCACGCGCTCGCCGAGGTGGCGCGTGGTCTGGGCGAAGGCGGTCTCGGCGCGCACCTGCTGCTCGGTAAGGGCGAGGAGCTCACCGGCGGCCGGGACAAGCCGAGCATTCTCGCCGACGGCATGGAATCGCTGCTCGGCGCCGTGCATCTGCAGCACGGCATCGACGTGGCCCGTGGCGTGGTGCTGCGGCTGTTCGCCGACCTGCTCGAGCGCGGCCCCCGCATGGGCGCCGGACTCGACTGGAAGACCAGCCTGCAGGAACTCACCGCCGAACGCGGCCTCGGGGTGCCCTCCTACGAGATCTCCTCGACCGGACCCGATCACGACAAGGAGTTCACCGCGACCACGGTGATCGGCGGCCGCGCCTACGGGCAAGGGGTCGGGCGCTCGAAGAAGGAAGCCGAGCAGAAGGCCGCGGGCGCCGCCTACCAGGCGCTGACCGCCGAATCCTGACGTGCCCGAACTTCCCGAGGTCGAGGTCGTCCGGCGTGGGCTGGCCGAGCATGTCGCCGGCCGTGTCGTCGGCGCCGTCACCATCACCCACCCGCGTTCGGTACGCAGGCATCTCGCGGGTTCGGCCGATCTGGCCGCCCGGATGACCGGGCGCCGGGTGCGCGCCGCGCAGCGTCGCGGCAAGTACCTGTGGCTCACCTTCGACGAGCCGGGCGCCGCCGACGAGACCGCGCTGGACGCCGCGCTCGTGGTGCACCTGGGCATGAGCGGTCAGATGCTGGTACAGCCCGCCGCCGCGCCCGTGGAGAAGCATGCGCACATCCGCGCCGCGCTCGACGACGGCAGCGAGTTGCGGTTCGTCGACCAGCGCACCTTCGGCGGCTGGGCGCTCGCGCCGCTGGCCGAGGTGGACGGTTCGCTGGTGCCCGAGCCGGTCGCCCACATCGCCCGCGATCCGCTCGACCCGCGCTTCGACGCCGAGTCCGTGGTCGCGGCGATCCGGGCCAAGAATTCCGAGATCAAGCGCGTGCTGCTGGACCAGACCGTGGTGTCGGGCATCGGCAACATCTACGCCGACGAGTCGCTGTGGCGGGCGGGGATCAACGGCAACCGGCTCGCGTCCGGCCTCACCCGCCCCGCGGTGCGCAGGCTGCTCGCCGAGGTGCGGGCGGTGATGCTGGAGGCCTTGGCGGCGGGCGGCACCTCCTTCGACGCGCTGTATGTCAACGTCAACGGGCAGTCCGGCTACTTCGAACGCGCACTGGCCGTCTACGGCAGGCAGGACGAGCCGTGCCGCCGCTGCGGCGCGCCGATCGTGCGCGAGAAGTTCATGAACCGATCGTCGTATTCCTGCCCGCGCTGTCAGCCGAGGCCTCGCCGCCGCTGAGCTTCGCGCGTTACCGTTGCCTCGGGTGGTCCGGTGCGTTCGCCGGATCGTCGGAGGAAGGACACCATGCGCAAGCTCACCTACTACGTCGCGTCGACGATCGACGGGTTCATCGCCACCGAGGAGGGGTCGGTCGACTTCTTCCCGGTCGGTGGCGATCACGGCCCGGCGATCACCGCGCAGTACCCCGAGACCCTGCCGACCAAGGTGCGCGAGTCGATGGGGATCACCAAGCGCAACGCCAGTTTCGACACGGTGGTGATGGGCCGCAAGACCCACGATTTCGGGGTGCGGACGGGGACGTCGAGCCCGTACGCGCACCTGCGGCAGTTCGTCGTCTCGACCACCCTGCCCGAGGCGCCGGACCCGGACCTGGAGCTGATCGCCGACGACCCGCTGGGCCGGGTGCGTGAGCTCAAGCGGGAGAAGGGCCTGGGCATCTGGCTGTGCGGCGGCGGCGAGCTGGCGCAGGTGTTGTTGCCGGAGATCGATCAGATCTTCCTCAAGTTGTATCCGATCGTGCTCGGCCGCGGCAGGCCGCTGTTCGGGTCCGGCCCGCGGCTGCCCGAGCCCGCGAAGTTCCGGGTGATCACCAGCCGGGTGTTCGAGGACGGGGTGGCGTTCGTGAAGTACAGCAGGATCAAGTAGATGGCCGCGCCCGGTACGGCGGCGGACCCGGCCCGGGCGCCGGGTCCGGTGGAGGCGCTGCGCGAGATAGGGTTCTGGCTCGAGCGCGCCCGCGCGGAGACGCACCGGGTGAAGGCGTACCGGCGGGCCGCCGAGGTGGTGGCCGGGCTGACCGAGCCGGAGGTGGCCGCGCACGCGGCGGCCCACAGCTGGCAGGAGCTGCCCGGCATCGGACCCAAGACCGCCGCCGTGATCGCCCAGGCCTGCGCCGGTGAGGTGCCCGCGTACCTGGCCGAGCTGCGCCGCGCCGCCGCGCCCATCGGGGCACCGGGAAAACCGTTGCGGCAGTTGCTGCGCGGTGATCTGCACACCCATTCCAACTGGTCCGACGGCGGCAGCCCGATCGAGGAGATGATGCGGGTGGCCGCCGCGCTCGGCCACGAATACTGCGCCCTCACCGATCATTCGCCGCGGCTCACGGTCGCCAACGGGCTGTCCGCGGACCGGCTGCGCAGGCAACTGGACGTCGTCGCCGAGCTGAACGAGCGACTCGCCCCGTTCCGCATCCTCACCGGCATCGAGGTGGACATCCTCGACGACGGCACCCTCGACCAGCGCGCCGATCTGCTCGCCGAGCTGGATGTGGTGGTGGCCAGCGTGCATTCGCACCTGCGCGCCGAGTCGGAGGTGATGACCAAACGCATGGTGTACGCGGTGGCCAATCCGCACGTGGACGTGCTCGGCCACTGCACCGGCCGGCTCGTCACCGGCGGGCGCGGCACCCGGCCGGAGTCGACGTTCGACGCCGAGATGGTGTTCGAGGCGTGCCGGCAGTACGGCACCGCGGTCGAGATCAACAGCCGCCCCGAACGTCTCGACCCGCCGTCCCGGCTGCTCACCCTCGCCGTCGAGATGGGCTGTCTCTTCGCGATCGACACCGACGCGCACGCGCCCGGCCAATTGGACTGGCTCGGTTACGGTTGCGAGCGAGCCGTGGCCAACGGCGTTGCGCCGGAACGGGTGATCAACACCTGGCCGGTGGCGGACCTGCTCACCTGGACCCGGTCGCACTCCTGATCCGGTGTGCGCCGGTGAATTCCGGCCGAACTCCGCGGTAACACCCTGTCCCGCGGCCCCTGCGGCGCCGACAATGATCGGACGGCGGTGAAGCGGGGCGGGAGTGGTTGCGGGTGGCTGATTTTCCGCTCGACACGGTGCTGGCGATCCTCGGTATCGCGGTGCCGGTCGGGGCCTTCCTGTGGGAGTTCGTCCTCGTCGGGCGGCGCAGGCTCGGGTACCGGGTGCAGATGGACACGCCGGTCACCGGCGAGGTCGAATCAGTCTTCCCCGGGGTGCTGACGCGGCTGCGTCCCGACGGCGGCGGCCCGGAACTACGTGAGCTGTCGGTGGTGCTGGTCCGCATCGAGAACAGCGGCACCGCGACCATCGAGCGCGGCGACTATCTCACCCCCGACGACCGCGTCGGCCTGCATCTGCGGTTCCCGCAACGCCGGGTGGTCGGCATGGCGGTCACCGAACTCAGCGACCCCGCCCTCGGCGACTGTCTCGACGCCCGCTCCGGGATCGCGGTGCGGGAGGACACCGGCGGGCACATCGGCGTCATCGACCTGCCTAAGGTGCCGCTCAATCGCGGCGAGCACTACAAGATCCTGGCCATCCTGCAACGCTCGGACGGTGATGGCGCGTACCGGCCACCGGTCCTGTTGGGCAGCCTGCGCGGCGGCCGCATCACCGAGACCCGCAGCCGCACCGGCGTGCCGAGGGTGATGCTCGCGCTCACCGCCTTCCTGGTGGCGGTGATCGTCGGGCAGTTCGCGGTGGCGGTGCTGGAGCGGCCGCCGACGCCGCTGGACTGTGCCGAGGGGGCGTTGCGCGTGATCGGTTCCTCGGCGTTCGAGCCGGTGATCCGCGACGCCGCCGCGCAGTACGGCCGCCGCTGTCACGGCACGACATTCAGCTTCGAGTTCGCCGGTACCGAACGGGGCTTGGACCGCCTGGCGCAGGCCGGACCGGACGCCGGGCTGATCGCCATCGGCGACGGGCCAAAGGGTCCCGGTTATCCGGCGTTGCGCGAGCGGGCGCTGGCACTGGCGGTGTACGGGGTGTTCGTGCACCGGGATCTCGGCATCACCGACCTCACCGTGGCGCAGGTCCGGGACCTGTACCAGGGGCGGATCACCAACTGGCGCACCCTCGGCGGGCCCGATCTGCCGGTGGTGCTGATCGACCGTACCCCCGGCTCGGGCAGCCGGGTGATCTTCGAGCAGGCACTGCTCGGCGGCGAGCAACCGCCGCGGCCGCACCGCAGCTGCACCGCGATCAAGGACACCGCGGGCACCTACTGCGACGTGCCCGTCACCGAGGACATGCACCAGGCGGTGGCCGAGATCCCCGGCGCCATCGGCTACGGCGAACTCGCCGAGGCGCGCCGCGCCGGGATGGCGGTGCTCACGCTCGACGGCGTCGCCCCCGACCGGGCGGCCGCGATCGCGGGCCGCTACCCGTTCCGGGGCGTGGAATACGCCTACACGCACGGCGATCCGCCCGCCGGGTCGCCCGCGGCGAGCTTCCTGCACTACCTCACCGCCGGGCTCGGCACCGAGGTGTTGCGCGCGCACGGCAACGAGCCCTGCGCGGGCGGCAGGCTCGAGCCCGGCCGCTGCGCGCCGACGGGGTGAGGGCTCAGTTGTGTTCGCCGCGGCCGTAGAGGTACGCGGCCGCCGCCAGGTACTGCCTGCACTCCGGGCCGTGGCCGGCGTGGGTGGCGCGCAGGAACTGCGCCAGATCCATGTCCAGATCTGTCGGTTCCACCGTGCAGTCCCGGTGTTGCGCCCCCCAGAGGTCCCGCCTGTCCAACGATGTCTGCATCGTGACTCCAGCTGCGTGTGTAGGTACGAGCGGATGGGCGAGTGACGCCGGCGGCGTCAGTCGGTGACGAGCTTCCAGTCCTCCGGGACGCGGGCCGAGATCACCCGCGTGCCTTCGGCTTCGAGATCCACGGTGATGTCGCCGAGCCGCAGCTCGGTGAGCGAGACGCGGCCCCACTCCGCGGGCAGATGCGGCCGGACGGTGAGCGTGCGCGCGGGCACGTCGGGGTCCAGTCCCAGGAACGCGCGGACCAGCAGCAGCGGGGCCGCACTGGCCCACGCCTGGGGCGAACAGGAGGTGGGGTAGGGGACCGGCACACTGAACCGGGTGCGGGAGAACCCGCAGAACAGCTCCGGCAGCCTGCCGTCGAACGCGGCCGCGGCGTCGAGCAACCCGGTCGCCAGCCGGGTGGCCAGATCGACCGCGCCCGGCACGTGCTGATAGCGCAGCAGCCCCGCCACCGCGATGGCGGTGTCGTGCGGCCACACCGAACCGCAGTGGTAACTCATGGGATTGAACGCGCCCATCGAGGAGGCCAGCGTGCGCAACCCGAACCCGCTGTCCATCTCCGGGCCGGACAACTTGCGCACGAGTTCGGCCACGTGCTCGTCCTCGGCGATGCCCGCCCACAGGCAGTGCGCGGTGTTGCTGGTCAGCGCGTCCACCCGCCGCTTGGCGCCGTCGAGAGCGACCGCGTACCAGCCCCGTTCGGGTAGCCAGAACTGTTCGGCGAACTTCACCCGCAGCTCCGCGGCGCGCTCGCGCAGGCGCTCGGCCAAGCGCGGCTCGTCGTAGGCGTCGGCCAGTTCGGCACGCGCCAGCAGTGCCGCGTGCACGTAGCCCTGCACCTCGCACAGCGCGATCGGCGCCTCGGCGATGTGGCCCTCGGCGTCGTTGATGCCGTCGAAGCTGTCCTTCCAGCCCTGGTTGATCAGGCCGCGATCGGTGGCCCGGCGGTACTCGACGAATCCGTCACCGTCGCGGTCGCCGTACTCGGTGATCCAGTCCAGGGCCGCGTCGGCGGCGGGCAGCAGATCCCGGATCGCCTCCGGGTCCGCGCCCCAGCGATGGCATTCGGCCAGCAGCATCACGAACAGCGGGGTGGCGTCGACGGTTCCGTAGTAGATGTTGCCGCCGAGCACCTGGCCGCCCGCCGGGCCGCGGCGCATCTCGTGCATGATGCGCCCCGGCTCCTCCTCGGTGAGCGGATCGACCGTGCGGCCCTGCAATTCGGCCAGCTGCTGCAAGGTGCCCAGCGCCAGGTCGACCGCGAGCGGCAGCGCCATCCACGCGGTGAGCAGGCTGTCGCGGCCGAACAGCGTCATGAACCACGGCGCGCCCGCGGCGACGAACGGCCTGCCGTCGCCCGCCTCGTCGTGGATCTGCAACGCGCCGAGATCGCTTTCGGTGCGCCGCAGCACCTGGGTGAGGACCGGATCGGCCGCGGTGATGTCGGTGGCGGTGTCACGCCAGGCCTCGATTTTGCGACCCGGCGCGCTCACACCGTAGTGCTCGCCCGGCGCCACCGCCGCCTGCACCCGCTGGTTGCCGAGCGTGGGCTGGGCGATGATCTCGGTCTGCCAGGTGCCGCCGACCGGCACCACCACCCGCCAGGTGAGGGTGCCCGGCTGCACGAGCGGCTCCACGCTGGCCGAGACCGACAGCCCGCGCATCCGATCCACCCGGTCGTGCAGCAGCAGTTCACCGTCGGCGACGGTGACCTCGGCCCGATGATGGCCCGCGCGACCCTCTTTCACCGCGAACAGATCCACGAAGTCGGCTTCGACGTGCAGTTCCAGCGTCACCGCGGTCGGTTCGCGGCCCATGTTCTCCAGGATCAGCAGCTCGTGCATGCCCTCGGCGACGATGCGCTCACGGACCACCAGCAGCGTGCTGTCGGCCAGGCCCGCCTGCGGCGGCCTGCGCAGCACGAAGCGCGCGGTGAACGCCTCGGGGCTGAGCACCGACAGCGGTTCGGCGGGTTTGCCGTCGACGAGCAGTTCCCACCGGGACACCACGCGCGCGTCCCGGAAGAACAACCCGTGCGGGCGGCCGGGTTCGACATCGCCCAGCCGGTTCGACAGGCAGAAGGTCGAGCCCTCCACCAACGTCACCGAGCCGGAACCGCCGAATCCCGCCGCCTCGCCCGAGTTCAGCGGCGAAGGGCCGCCGGAGTTTTCCGCACCGGTCACGCCAACCCGCCCGCGGCGACCGAGAGAGACCGCGACCGCGCGCCCAGCTGCGCGGCGCCGAATCCGCGGGCCACCGAATCACCGGTGGTGGCAAGGGATTCCGAGAGCAGGAGGCGACGATAGACCTGCTCGTACCCACGGCCGAGGGTGTCGGCGTCGAAGTGCTCGACGACATGGGCGCGGCACGCGGCCGGGTCCATGGTCTGCACCTCGGCGATCGCGGCGGGCAGTTCGGCCGGGTCGTCGCAGATGCGCCCGGTCACCCCGTCGACGATCACTTCCGGCACCGCGCCCCCGCGCAGTGCCACGACCGGCGTGCCGCACACCATCGACTCGATCATCACCATCCCGAAGGGCTCCTCCCAGCGGATCGGGAACAGCAGGCACCGTGCACCGGCCAGCAGTTTACGCTTGGCGGTCGCGTCGGCGAGGCCGAACACGTGATCGCGCTCGGTGAGCAGCGGGCGCACGTACTCCTCGAAATACGCCTGCTCCGGCGGCTCGCTGCACTTGCCGGCCAGCACGAGCGGAATGCCCGCCGCGTGTGCGGCTTCCAGCGCCAGGTGCGGCGCCTTGCACTCGTTGAAGCGGCCGAGGAACAGCGCGTAGTCCTCCTTCTCGGGCTGGAACGGCCACTCGGCGACCCGCAGCGCGTTGTGCACGCGCCCGGCCCAGGGGAGGTCGGGCGCCAGCTCGCGCTGACGGTCGCTGATCGCCACCAACGCGACCTCGTCGCCCAATTCGCGGTAATAGCAGTAGGAATCGTCCTCGACCGGGCCGTGCACGGTGAGCACGGTCGGCAGGCCGAGCATGCGGTAGACCGGAGCGTTGAGCGGTCCGGCGAAGGTGTGGTCGTGCACGAGATCCACGCCCTCGGTGGCGACCAGGCGCTCGATCGCGCGCCGCACCTTCAGCGCGTGCACGACTTCGGGGAACGGCTCGCCGAGCCGCTCGGGGACGGTCCGGTCCCAGACCGGCACGAGTTCGCCCTTGGTACCGGGCTCGCCCGCGCCGATCAGGGTGACGCGGTGGCCGCGATCGACCAGTGAGTCGACCAGATCGGCCACGACGGCCTCGACGCCGCCGTACGCCTTGGGCGGGACGTCGAAGTACGGCGGAACAACCATCGCAATGTGGAATTTGCTACCGGGGTGATCGATCGACACTAGATCCGAAGCGGCACGCTGCGCCGAGACCGGCGCCGAGAACACTGCGCTCATGACCCTCCTTCCAGGGACACAACCGTTGGCACTCGCATCCACCCAGCACTCCGGTGCGCCGGGTGCCGAACATGGTGGCCGCCTCGGCGGAGGTGAAGCTTTCGTGCATTCGCCGTCCATGGGGCTTCGTTGGCCTGGTCGCGCTGGAACTCCACGATCAGAGGGGCCGACGCCGTGGTACCGCGCCGCGGACGCGCCAACCACGATGCGTGCCGTGTCGTTATGTATTCGTTACGGGAACGATAGTTTCGGCGCGCCGGATGTATCGGTCATGTGTCCAGGACGGTTGTCGCGTAGGGTGGACGGTATTCGGGGGCTTTCCGAGCGCACCGCCGACGTGGCCGTGCCGCCTCCGATTCGCGATCCGGCCGCCGTCTCGCCGGGACAGGAGCGTCCCATGACGCATGATGATCGACCGTCGTTCAGCCACGAGCCGACGCCGGAGCAGAACCAGACCGTGTCCGCCGCCGCCGTGCCGCGCCCGGTCTTCAGCAGTGCCGACACCGCGCCGTCGGCGCCCGCCGACCCCGCCGAGGGGCGCGCGCACCGGCCCACCCGCGCGGGTGCGCATCGCCGCCGCGCGTAACCCGCGCGGTGTGGTGCGGGTCGCTGCCCGGAATGCCCGGGAACCGGCCCGGCGTTGCCAGCCGTGAGCGTTCCCGACGACAGATGGCAGGATCCCACGCTATGGCTGCGACAACCCCGACGACATCCTCGACCTCCGCACCCGCCGAGCCGACCACGCTGTGGGTCGAGCGCACCGGTACCAGGGCCTACACCGGCCGCAGCTCGCGGGGAGCCGAGGTGAAGATCGCCTCGCAGGGGGTGCCGGGCGCGTTCACCCCCGGTGAACTGCTCAAGATCGCCCTGGCCGCCTGCTCGGGGCTCAGCGCCGACTTCCCGCTCTCGCGCAAGCTCGGCGACCACTTCGACGCCACCATCCGCGTCTCCGGCGACGCCGACCGCGAGAACGAGGTCTACCCGCAGCTCGAAGAGGTGTTCGAGCTGGACCTGAGCGAACTCGACGAGCAGGAGCGCGAGCGACTACTCGTCACCGTGCAGCGGGCCATCGACAAGGTCTGCACGGTGGGGCGCACGCTGAAGGCGGGCGCCAAGGTGACGTTGTCCTTCGAGATCGACGCCTGAGCCGCAGGGCGCGCGCCCACCCGCGGGTCGGCGCGCACGCCCCACTCCGCACCGGGCATGCTGTGCCCATGAGCGAGAGCCCACACGACCACGCCGGCGACCCGGTCCGTCTCTCGGCCTGGGTGCACGGGCACGTGCAGGGAGTCGGCTTCCGCTGGTGGACCCGTTCGCGCGCACTGGAATCGGGGCTGACCGGCTACGCCCGCAACGCGCCCGACGGCCGGGTGCACGTGATCGCCGAGGGTCCGCGGGAGCGCTGTGAGCGGTTGCTGGAGCTGCTGCGTTCGGGCACCACGCCTGGCCGGGTGAGCCTGGTTGTGGAAAGCTGGGAGCCCGCGCGGGGAGATTTGACCGGATTCGAGGAGCGCTAGTGGTGGGTGCAAGGCCGACGGGGAGCGACCGGTGAGCACGCCGGGGCCGGGGGACGGGGATCCGCGGGAGCCCGGGCCGGAACAGCCGGGTTGGCAACCGCCGCAGCTCAACGTGCCGGACGAGCCCGCGCGCGGCGCGCCCGAGCCGGGACCGGATTCGCCGGCGGCCGGGCAGGGCGGCCCGCAGGGGCCGCAACCGCCGGGCGGCACCCCGATGCCGGGCCGGATCCAACGGCAGGAGCCGGGTGTCACCCAACCGCGTCCGCCGACGGTGGCCGAGGCGCGGGCCAGGGACAAGGCGCGCAAGCAGGCCGCCGAGGCCGAGCGCGCGGCCGCCGCGGCGGCCGAAGCCAAGCGCCGCACCCGCAACCGCGTGCTGATCGGCGGCGTCGCGATCGTCGGCGTGGCCGGTCTGGTCGGCGGCGGCTACCTGGCCTACCGCGCGCTCAGCGCACCCGACGAGGTCACCGCGTATTGCGTGAAGACCGAGAACGGCCAGGAGGTCGTGGTCGAGGACCGGTACTGCCAGCCGGGCCAGGCCGGATTCGTCGACGACGACGGGCGTTCGAGCACCGGCTCGCTGATCATCCTCGGCGGTGGCCCGCAGTACCGCTACTACTACGGCGGCACCAACACCGTCGGCAAACCGCCCACCGGCGGCACCACGGTCAAGCCCAAGAGCGCGCAGATCACCACCAAGTCCGGCACCACGATCCAGCGCGGTGGCCTGGGCAGCAAGAGCACCGGTGGCGGTGGTTCCTGATGCGTCGCGTGCGGGGGACCCCGCGTCCGGGCTGGCAGCGCATCATCGAAGAACAGGGTCTCGTCTACGGCTCACCCGGCCGGGACGCCCACGGTGCGCCGCGGCCCTACTGGGACGAGTCGGTGCACTACGAATTCGACATGGCCGAGATCCTCGCCCTGGAAGCCGATGTCGAACTGCTGCACTCGATGTGCCTCAACGCCGTCGAGCATGTGGTGCTCACCGAACGGTTCCGGGATTTCGGTCTGCCGGAATGGAGCTGGGCACCGATCGCCGAATCCTGGCGGCGCGGCGGTCCCTACGTCTACGGCCGCTTCGACCTGCGCTACGACGCCCGGCGGCCGGCGAAACTGCTGGAATACAACGCCGACACCCCCACCTCGTTGCTCGAGGCCGCGATCGTGCAGTGGCACTGGCTCACCGATACCCACCCCGGCGACGACCAGTGGAACTCGCTGCACGAGAAGCTGGTCGAGCGCTGGGGCGAGCTGCGCAAGCAGCTGCCCGATCCGCAGTTGCACTTCGCCTGGTCCTCGGCCGACGCCTCCGGTGAGGACAACGTGACCACGGCCTACATGCAGGAGACCGCCGCCGAGGCCGGATTCGACACGATCGCGCTGCCGATCGAGGAGATCGGCTGGGACGTCGAGCTGGAACGTTTCGTCGATCTCGCCGAGGCGCCCATCGAGGCGATCTTCAAGCTCTACCCGTGGGAGTGGGTGCTCGACGACGACTTCGGCAGGAAGGTCGTCGCGAGCCTGCCGGAGACCGCCTGGATCGAGCCGCTGTGGAAGGCGTTGCTGAGCAACAAGGCGATTCTCGCGGTGCTGTGGGAGATGTATCCCGGGCATCCGAATCTGTTGCCCGCCTACCTCGACGAGCCGCACGAACTCACCGAGTACATCCGCAAGCCCAAGCTCGGCCGCGAGGGCGCGAACATGACGATCGTGGGCGCGGGCCTCGAGACCGCCACCGGCGGCGTGTACGGCGCCGAGGGGTACGTCTATCAGCTGCTGGACCCACTGCCCGAATTCGACGGCATGCGACCGGTACTCGGCGCGTGGATGGTCGGCGACACCTCCGCCGGGCTGGGCATCCGCGAAACCGCCGGGCTGATCACCGACGACGGCGCCGCCTTCGTGCCGCACCGCATCCCGACCGACTAGCTCGCACCGCACCTCTTTCGTTCGACACCTTCCGGAAGGATCACGATGACCGCAGTCGCCCTCGAATCGGGGTACTGGAGCGCGCTCGGCGAGGGCGTAGGGGCCATCCTCCTCTACGCCGTCGTCGGCCTGGCGCTGATGCTCGTCGGCTTCTACGCCGTTGATCTGAGCACGCCCGGCCAACTGCGCAGGCTGGTCGCCGAGGGCAAGCCCAACGCCATCATCGTCACCGCGGCGGGTCTGGTCAGCATGGCGTTCATCGTGGTGCTCGCCATCTAC
This sequence is a window from Nocardia farcinica. Protein-coding genes within it:
- a CDS encoding OsmC family protein, which encodes MAATTPTTSSTSAPAEPTTLWVERTGTRAYTGRSSRGAEVKIASQGVPGAFTPGELLKIALAACSGLSADFPLSRKLGDHFDATIRVSGDADRENEVYPQLEEVFELDLSELDEQERERLLVTVQRAIDKVCTVGRTLKAGAKVTLSFEIDA
- a CDS encoding acylphosphatase; the encoded protein is MSESPHDHAGDPVRLSAWVHGHVQGVGFRWWTRSRALESGLTGYARNAPDGRVHVIAEGPRERCERLLELLRSGTTPGRVSLVVESWEPARGDLTGFEER
- a CDS encoding glutathionylspermidine synthase family protein produces the protein MRRVRGTPRPGWQRIIEEQGLVYGSPGRDAHGAPRPYWDESVHYEFDMAEILALEADVELLHSMCLNAVEHVVLTERFRDFGLPEWSWAPIAESWRRGGPYVYGRFDLRYDARRPAKLLEYNADTPTSLLEAAIVQWHWLTDTHPGDDQWNSLHEKLVERWGELRKQLPDPQLHFAWSSADASGEDNVTTAYMQETAAEAGFDTIALPIEEIGWDVELERFVDLAEAPIEAIFKLYPWEWVLDDDFGRKVVASLPETAWIEPLWKALLSNKAILAVLWEMYPGHPNLLPAYLDEPHELTEYIRKPKLGREGANMTIVGAGLETATGGVYGAEGYVYQLLDPLPEFDGMRPVLGAWMVGDTSAGLGIRETAGLITDDGAAFVPHRIPTD
- a CDS encoding DUF350 domain-containing protein, which translates into the protein MTAVALESGYWSALGEGVGAILLYAVVGLALMLVGFYAVDLSTPGQLRRLVAEGKPNAIIVTAAGLVSMAFIVVLAIYSSAGKLAEGLIAALVFGLVGIVAQIVSVRVLERAFGIDIGAALHSETRTTEVLVVAAAHFALGLVVAVAIL